One window from the genome of Sulfodiicoccus acidiphilus encodes:
- the cobS gene encoding adenosylcobinamide-GDP ribazoletransferase, producing MISSLLSFYSTIPAGGDLDTAASWSFIAPILVGVLEGIVLFIVLFAAWNIFDEPAAGLLVAAAAEGLRGFHHLDGLLDIGDALMVKDKEKRLRALKDFQLGTGAAGALLLYLFLIVPTVMLLRPTFTELGILVAASVTSRSVGLLQLALERPIQGSFLGSKFSEGLSGKAWVLMVESSLFLTSPWAVTAFLGLTALWLQVSRRSLGGSSGDVVGAAITSSFPLILLAELKWPWFWFLHLHW from the coding sequence GTGATCAGCTCTCTGCTCTCGTTCTATAGCACTATACCGGCAGGAGGGGATTTAGATACAGCGGCCTCGTGGAGCTTCATAGCTCCGATCTTAGTAGGTGTGTTGGAAGGGATAGTACTCTTCATCGTCCTCTTTGCAGCATGGAACATTTTCGACGAACCCGCTGCAGGCTTATTGGTTGCTGCAGCTGCGGAAGGACTGAGGGGATTCCATCACCTTGACGGTCTCCTCGACATAGGGGATGCACTAATGGTTAAGGATAAAGAGAAGAGGCTCAGGGCACTAAAGGACTTTCAACTAGGAACTGGAGCCGCTGGAGCTCTCTTGCTCTACCTTTTCCTAATAGTTCCGACTGTAATGTTGTTGAGACCTACGTTCACTGAACTCGGGATCCTCGTTGCGGCCTCAGTTACCTCGCGCTCTGTAGGACTACTTCAACTTGCGCTGGAGCGTCCCATACAGGGAAGTTTCCTAGGCTCTAAGTTTAGCGAGGGGTTGAGCGGTAAGGCTTGGGTGTTGATGGTTGAATCATCTCTCTTCCTCACCTCTCCGTGGGCGGTCACGGCCTTCCTCGGTCTCACTGCCCTTTGGTTGCAGGTAAGCAGAAGGTCCTTAGGGGGTTCCTCTGGAGACGTGGTAGGAGCGGCGATTACCTCTTCCTTCCCTCTGATCTTACTAGCGGAGTTGAAGTGGCCTTGGTTCTGGTTCTTGCACTTGCACTGGTGA
- a CDS encoding cobalamin biosynthesis protein, whose protein sequence is MVLVLALALVMDLVVGEPPLLLHPVVWTGKLAEKLSKPHSSRLHGFALWFMCVLPVLVPLSVISWLSFSVPFLGIIVGAVLLKISFSIGMLRSLVKDSFPLREDSRIYVSQLVRRDVWTIDLGHVASASIESLFESMVDGITSPLIWYLLLGLPGALLQRLANTMDSMVGYKTEELREEGYFSAKIDTLLNYVPARLTFGVMILAGLILGMNVKKAIRTLKLARMDSKNAVYPIAAAAGLLGVRLEKLGAYSIGEGELPTSEDIRRALRLFDLTLAIFAIMLVCLDYYLYGLSLFSYPYGLVKLL, encoded by the coding sequence TTGGTTCTGGTTCTTGCACTTGCACTGGTGATGGACCTGGTAGTGGGGGAGCCTCCCCTTCTCTTACATCCAGTTGTCTGGACAGGTAAGCTAGCGGAGAAGTTAAGCAAACCTCATTCTTCTAGACTGCATGGATTTGCCCTCTGGTTTATGTGCGTTCTGCCAGTATTAGTTCCACTTTCCGTCATCAGTTGGCTATCCTTTTCTGTCCCGTTTTTAGGAATAATAGTTGGCGCTGTATTATTGAAGATTTCCTTTTCAATAGGCATGCTTCGTTCTTTGGTTAAGGACTCTTTTCCACTCAGGGAGGACTCAAGGATTTACGTTAGTCAGTTAGTTAGAAGAGACGTCTGGACAATTGATTTGGGACACGTAGCTTCTGCCTCTATAGAGTCGCTCTTCGAAAGCATGGTAGACGGTATAACGTCTCCACTCATCTGGTACCTATTACTTGGTCTCCCTGGGGCCTTACTTCAAAGATTAGCCAACACGATGGACAGCATGGTAGGTTACAAGACAGAGGAGCTTCGAGAGGAGGGGTATTTCTCGGCTAAGATAGACACCTTATTAAACTACGTTCCCGCCAGACTTACCTTCGGTGTCATGATTTTGGCGGGCCTAATATTAGGCATGAATGTAAAGAAGGCAATCAGGACGCTCAAACTGGCTAGAATGGACAGCAAGAACGCCGTTTATCCCATCGCAGCAGCAGCTGGACTCCTTGGAGTGAGGTTGGAGAAATTGGGTGCCTATTCCATAGGTGAGGGGGAGTTGCCAACCTCTGAGGATATTAGGAGGGCATTGAGGCTTTTCGATCTGACTCTAGCAATCTTCGCCATAATGTTAGTTTGCCTCGATTATTACCTTTACGGACTCTCTCTGTTTAGCTACCCTTACGGCCTCGTAAAACTCCTCTAG
- a CDS encoding protein-L-isoaspartate O-methyltransferase family protein produces MSIGSLPIRSKELQAALKKVDRSMFLPPNVRHLAYDPNYIDSPIQVSQKHSTTALSLGLFMLDQLELESGHKVLEVGTGTGYYTALMIQMGCDVVTLEMDDEMYQLASKALAGMRVKLIKADGSLGFLPEAPYDRAIIWSASPFLPCGPLSQLREGGVMIVPLQVGERQYLYKVIRTEPPTMLRLIEVLFGKMDGICGFGR; encoded by the coding sequence GTGAGCATAGGAAGTTTGCCTATCAGAAGTAAGGAACTTCAAGCCGCTCTCAAAAAGGTCGATCGAAGTATGTTCCTTCCTCCTAACGTGAGACACTTGGCTTACGATCCGAACTATATCGATTCGCCAATTCAGGTCAGTCAGAAACACTCCACGACCGCACTCTCTCTTGGTCTCTTCATGCTAGACCAACTCGAATTGGAGAGTGGACATAAAGTGTTGGAGGTGGGAACAGGTACGGGATACTACACCGCCCTTATGATACAAATGGGGTGCGACGTGGTCACACTAGAGATGGATGATGAGATGTATCAACTTGCTTCGAAGGCCCTAGCTGGAATGAGAGTAAAACTGATTAAAGCCGATGGAAGTTTAGGCTTCCTTCCTGAGGCCCCTTACGATAGGGCTATAATTTGGTCTGCCTCTCCTTTTCTTCCTTGTGGTCCCTTGTCTCAGTTAAGGGAAGGAGGAGTAATGATAGTCCCACTACAGGTGGGAGAGCGTCAGTACCTCTACAAAGTGATAAGAACAGAACCTCCAACTATGTTAAGATTGATAGAGGTGCTCTTTGGTAAGATGGATGGAATATGTGGATTTGGAAGGTGA
- a CDS encoding M48 family metallopeptidase — MIVEFMTFAFALGSLLPLGTDSLVRIGMRLKPISQEERVRKMASIMGVKVDRVYLREGKGINAYSLGGLRNVLILERESMNLPDDQFRAMVAHELAHIKMKHTLKRSIVLAVGLSVVAALSLIDKLLLPSFLLVFLFDMEISKRMEKEADAEATRFVDPKALISLISKYGEVGPLSDHPSAEDRMRAIERVTGGP, encoded by the coding sequence GTGATAGTAGAATTCATGACCTTCGCCTTTGCCTTAGGGAGTCTCCTGCCTCTTGGAACCGACTCGTTAGTCAGAATAGGGATGCGGCTCAAACCAATCAGCCAAGAAGAGAGGGTGAGAAAGATGGCGTCCATAATGGGCGTCAAAGTGGATCGGGTTTACTTGAGGGAAGGCAAAGGGATAAATGCCTACTCTCTAGGGGGATTGAGGAACGTGCTTATACTCGAGAGAGAGTCTATGAACCTTCCAGACGATCAGTTCCGGGCAATGGTGGCTCACGAACTGGCTCACATAAAGATGAAGCACACATTAAAAAGGTCAATAGTATTGGCCGTTGGGTTGTCGGTGGTTGCTGCACTATCACTTATAGACAAGTTGCTACTTCCCTCCTTCCTCCTTGTCTTTCTCTTTGATATGGAGATCTCGAAGAGGATGGAGAAAGAAGCTGACGCCGAGGCGACTAGGTTTGTGGACCCCAAGGCATTAATATCTCTTATTAGCAAGTATGGGGAGGTAGGTCCCCTCTCCGACCATCCTTCAGCTGAGGACCGGATGAGGGCAATCGAAAGGGTAACAGGTGGGCCCTGA
- a CDS encoding long-chain-fatty-acid--CoA ligase encodes MSNPVSTQDLTIKDILEFGATAWSETEIVYKNERVTFSQFKERVSWLAMGLTELGVRQGDVVAVIDWDTMRYMEAMFAVPMMGATLHTVNVRYPPEVVLYTMKHADDSYVIVRDEFLPLIEKFKDAFSFVKGWIVYSESGNRPNSALPNVRYYDDLLIKTHFDFPELGEESVAMVFYTSGTTGMPKGVWFTHKQIALHTMVLTAVGRLPPLNVNPDDVFMILVPLFHIHSWDYPQTVMLSGNKYVLSGKYDVENILELIRKEKVTYTATVPTVLYMILNHPRIREYAEYLRGWRVVMGGAAIPRGLALKAKEFGITVASGYGMSETHGPVTVAFFSDRVSQMNENARLNYALTGGRPLPMVRIKVVDTEGRELPHDGRSVGEIVVRAPWLTEGYLKDPERTSKLWRNGWLHTGDLGVIDEFGYVTFMDREGDAIKSGGEFISTLILESVISECHKVGEVAVVGVKDEKWGQRPVAFIVKAGTLEEGDIGSCLEDAVKQGKIQRWWIPDKFLFVEALPKTSTNKVDKKELRKLI; translated from the coding sequence GTGTCCAATCCCGTATCGACTCAAGACTTGACTATTAAGGACATCTTAGAGTTCGGAGCCACAGCGTGGTCCGAAACTGAGATCGTCTACAAGAACGAGAGAGTTACCTTCAGCCAATTCAAGGAAAGAGTGAGCTGGCTTGCCATGGGTCTCACGGAATTAGGAGTGAGACAAGGTGACGTGGTGGCTGTGATAGACTGGGACACAATGAGGTACATGGAGGCCATGTTCGCCGTACCCATGATGGGGGCCACCCTCCACACGGTGAACGTGAGGTACCCGCCGGAGGTGGTGCTCTACACCATGAAACACGCCGACGACAGCTACGTAATAGTGAGGGACGAGTTCCTACCTTTGATAGAGAAGTTCAAGGACGCCTTCTCCTTCGTGAAGGGGTGGATAGTGTACAGTGAAAGTGGAAATAGGCCAAACTCGGCTCTGCCCAACGTTAGGTATTACGATGACCTCCTGATTAAAACCCACTTCGACTTCCCTGAACTCGGCGAGGAGTCAGTAGCAATGGTCTTTTACACCTCTGGGACGACAGGTATGCCTAAGGGAGTCTGGTTCACCCATAAACAAATCGCGCTACATACCATGGTGCTGACGGCCGTGGGGAGACTACCTCCTCTCAATGTGAATCCTGATGACGTTTTCATGATTCTTGTTCCTCTATTTCACATTCACTCCTGGGATTATCCACAGACCGTCATGTTGAGTGGAAATAAGTACGTTCTCTCTGGAAAATACGACGTTGAAAACATACTTGAGCTTATAAGAAAGGAGAAAGTAACTTACACAGCAACCGTACCGACTGTACTCTACATGATCTTAAATCATCCTAGGATAAGGGAGTACGCTGAATATTTGAGAGGCTGGAGAGTGGTTATGGGAGGGGCTGCCATTCCCCGCGGCCTCGCCTTAAAGGCGAAAGAGTTTGGAATAACGGTAGCTAGTGGCTACGGTATGTCCGAAACCCACGGCCCTGTGACGGTGGCCTTCTTTAGCGATAGGGTATCTCAGATGAATGAGAACGCCAGGCTTAACTATGCCTTGACGGGAGGAAGGCCCCTTCCTATGGTGAGGATAAAAGTAGTGGATACAGAAGGAAGGGAACTACCTCACGACGGTAGAAGTGTAGGAGAGATAGTAGTTAGGGCCCCGTGGCTTACTGAAGGTTACCTCAAGGATCCAGAACGAACTTCTAAACTGTGGAGGAACGGGTGGCTACACACGGGAGACCTAGGCGTGATTGACGAGTTTGGTTACGTTACCTTTATGGACAGAGAGGGTGACGCTATAAAGAGCGGCGGGGAGTTCATATCCACTCTCATCCTTGAGAGCGTAATTAGTGAGTGCCATAAAGTGGGCGAGGTCGCCGTGGTGGGTGTCAAGGATGAGAAGTGGGGACAGAGACCAGTGGCATTCATAGTTAAGGCTGGAACCCTCGAGGAGGGAGACATTGGCTCCTGTTTGGAGGATGCCGTGAAACAAGGCAAGATACAGAGATGGTGGATACCAGACAAATTCCTGTTTGTAGAAGCTCTCCCTAAGACCTCCACCAACAAGGTGGACAAGAAGGAACTTAGAAAATTAATATGA
- a CDS encoding xanthine dehydrogenase family protein molybdopterin-binding subunit, translating into MYVGKAIRRIEDPRLITGRGSYVDDIQLPGTLFVAFLRSQYAHAKVKVSAPKSSMGVFTGQQLNPGQDFPVASTEVTYVGQPVAAIISKDRYEAYDALESIDVEYERLSHVLNPRDALKNEVKVYSKAESNVKFDYTWKSGDVEAAMKGAEVVLEGTLENQRVVASPLETRGALAFFDGSRLNFWSSTQSAHYLRRNLTKFLGIDVHVVQPDVGGAFGSKIITHPEEFALGKIALIIRRPVKWIPTRSEEMQTAGHGRDKTLEFKAGFKRDGTLVALHGTLIGDLGAPYEEANGDELGNIKSSSRMLSGPYKVKDAQVRAFGVNTNKTPTTSYRGAGRPEATYFIERIMNMASIELKIDPIELRERNVVSELPYKNPFGITYDSGNYSEVLKRARKYYDSLSLEARAMGGCVGVAMYVEISGFGPWETARVFVKSDGKVQVFTGAGPHGQGDGTAFAQIAADELGIPLERIEVRWGDTDLIMDGIGTWGSRTVTVGGSAVKGACSELKRRLVEVGAKLLQSDVEEVEFVEGKVRNRKDGREVDFDEIAAKAYELGYSLDVSYSYPVRQITSPYGVHLALLNVDKETGEVRVLKYVALDDVGTVINPLLAEGQIHGGVVQGIAQALTEGLTLNEDGQVTNTSLSDYGLPKSNVTPRIEWVSLDLAKSAALTGSKGIGEAGAIAGTPTIMNGIEVCIGRKLIRMPVTGGKILGDLK; encoded by the coding sequence ATGTATGTTGGAAAGGCCATAAGGAGGATAGAGGATCCTAGGTTGATTACGGGGAGGGGGAGCTACGTCGATGACATCCAGCTGCCAGGTACCCTTTTCGTCGCTTTCCTAAGGAGTCAGTATGCTCACGCCAAGGTGAAGGTCTCTGCACCTAAGAGCAGCATGGGAGTGTTTACAGGTCAACAGTTGAATCCTGGTCAGGACTTTCCCGTGGCCTCGACAGAAGTAACCTACGTAGGGCAGCCAGTGGCCGCTATTATTTCGAAAGACCGGTACGAGGCATATGATGCCTTGGAGTCCATAGACGTAGAGTATGAGAGATTGTCACACGTCCTTAACCCTCGAGACGCACTTAAGAACGAGGTGAAGGTTTACTCTAAGGCCGAGTCTAACGTCAAGTTTGACTACACGTGGAAGTCGGGAGACGTGGAAGCTGCAATGAAGGGAGCAGAGGTGGTTCTAGAGGGAACACTGGAGAATCAGCGAGTAGTTGCGAGCCCTTTGGAGACCAGAGGAGCCTTAGCGTTCTTCGACGGTTCCAGACTTAATTTCTGGTCATCTACTCAATCAGCACACTACCTAAGGAGGAACTTGACTAAGTTTCTTGGCATCGACGTTCACGTAGTTCAGCCAGACGTAGGAGGAGCTTTCGGTAGCAAGATCATTACTCACCCAGAGGAGTTCGCTCTGGGTAAGATAGCCTTGATAATCAGGAGACCCGTAAAGTGGATTCCCACCAGATCCGAGGAGATGCAGACTGCTGGTCACGGTAGAGATAAGACGTTAGAGTTCAAGGCTGGATTTAAGAGAGACGGAACCCTCGTGGCCCTCCATGGCACCTTGATAGGTGACTTGGGAGCACCTTACGAGGAAGCAAACGGGGACGAACTGGGAAACATCAAGAGCTCCTCTAGGATGTTGTCAGGACCATATAAGGTCAAGGATGCACAAGTTAGGGCGTTCGGGGTCAACACGAATAAGACGCCCACCACTTCCTATAGGGGCGCAGGAAGGCCGGAGGCCACGTACTTCATAGAACGAATAATGAATATGGCATCAATTGAGCTGAAGATAGACCCCATAGAGCTCAGGGAGAGGAACGTAGTGAGTGAACTGCCCTACAAGAACCCATTCGGGATAACCTATGATAGTGGCAACTATAGCGAGGTCCTGAAGAGGGCGAGGAAGTACTACGATTCGCTTTCCTTGGAGGCTCGGGCAATGGGGGGATGTGTAGGGGTGGCTATGTACGTCGAGATAAGTGGGTTCGGTCCGTGGGAGACGGCTAGGGTCTTCGTGAAGAGTGATGGAAAAGTGCAAGTTTTCACTGGCGCAGGTCCTCATGGACAGGGAGATGGGACAGCCTTTGCCCAGATAGCTGCGGATGAGCTTGGGATTCCTTTAGAGAGAATAGAGGTTCGCTGGGGTGACACCGACTTGATAATGGATGGCATTGGTACGTGGGGAAGCAGGACAGTTACGGTAGGAGGTTCGGCAGTCAAGGGAGCTTGCTCGGAACTGAAGAGGAGACTGGTGGAGGTGGGGGCAAAGTTACTTCAGAGTGATGTGGAAGAAGTGGAGTTCGTTGAGGGAAAGGTAAGGAATAGGAAGGATGGTAGGGAAGTTGACTTCGATGAAATAGCGGCCAAAGCGTATGAGCTGGGTTACAGCTTGGACGTTAGTTACTCCTACCCAGTGAGACAGATCACTTCCCCTTATGGGGTTCACCTAGCCCTACTTAATGTGGACAAGGAGACTGGGGAGGTTAGAGTGCTCAAGTATGTAGCCCTCGACGACGTTGGAACAGTGATCAATCCTCTCTTAGCTGAAGGGCAGATCCACGGGGGAGTAGTGCAGGGGATTGCTCAGGCCCTGACCGAGGGGCTTACCCTCAACGAGGATGGCCAAGTCACGAACACTAGTCTCAGCGATTACGGTTTGCCGAAGTCAAACGTTACGCCTAGAATAGAGTGGGTAAGCCTTGACTTAGCTAAGTCGGCTGCGCTCACTGGAAGTAAGGGGATTGGGGAGGCTGGGGCCATAGCGGGAACGCCGACTATTATGAATGGAATCGAGGTTTGTATAGGAAGGAAGTTGATCAGGATGCCAGTAACTGGAGGGAAAATCCTAGGGGATCTAAAGTGA
- a CDS encoding DUF1947 domain-containing protein: protein MSEKEREELESRLFEKYGFQGVIKAEIVKGKRTTFYIVNEILAFVGEELVPTICAVNKLGVRLPKVLVDDGAVMALSKGADLFVPGIRGTEGELRVGGLVVATTLKGIPVAILKVKTILGQEVTKGKFGENIHHVGDELWEACSKSKLPKEK from the coding sequence TTGTCTGAGAAGGAACGAGAGGAGCTTGAATCGAGGCTTTTCGAGAAGTACGGCTTTCAAGGTGTGATTAAGGCGGAGATTGTTAAGGGAAAGAGAACCACTTTTTATATAGTTAATGAGATTCTGGCCTTCGTCGGAGAGGAGCTGGTTCCAACAATATGTGCGGTGAACAAGTTAGGTGTAAGGCTACCGAAAGTCTTAGTAGATGATGGTGCTGTGATGGCCTTAAGCAAGGGGGCAGATCTCTTCGTTCCAGGGATAAGGGGTACGGAAGGAGAGTTGAGAGTGGGAGGACTGGTGGTGGCTACTACTTTGAAGGGCATCCCCGTCGCCATACTCAAGGTGAAAACTATCCTTGGTCAGGAGGTCACAAAAGGAAAGTTCGGGGAAAACATTCACCATGTAGGAGACGAACTCTGGGAAGCCTGCAGCAAGAGTAAGTTACCTAAGGAAAAGTAA
- a CDS encoding zinc-dependent dehydrogenase produces the protein MKAVVMTDQGTSLMNVLEPKLEDGDLLVAMKACGLCGTDIEKMEGKYTASKPILGHEPAGVVKASRHPAFSPGDRVFVHHHVPCYECYYCKNGSPTMCPHYRESNIYPGGFAEFFKVPSWNVQRGGVIKLPHNVTFEQATFVEPLATVVRAQRRASLRANEHVLVVGAGPMGLLHAALAKERGAKVVVTDVSQFRLSFAQGLGHAVLPPKGEIGEFTEGRGADLTIVASGSPQAIVSGLKLTRKGGRVLLFGVPYKGTVLDYDISELLNSEISIIPSNAAVEEDTMEALHLITERRVNVDPLITHRFRLEEFYEAVRVAKQRESVKVIIEAN, from the coding sequence ATGAAGGCTGTAGTAATGACAGACCAGGGGACCTCTCTAATGAACGTGTTGGAACCGAAACTAGAGGATGGAGATCTGTTGGTGGCCATGAAGGCCTGCGGACTGTGTGGAACAGACATAGAGAAAATGGAGGGAAAATACACAGCCTCTAAGCCCATTCTGGGACACGAACCAGCAGGTGTAGTAAAGGCTAGTCGTCACCCAGCCTTCAGCCCTGGGGACAGAGTCTTTGTCCACCATCACGTTCCATGTTACGAATGCTACTACTGCAAGAACGGTAGTCCCACCATGTGTCCTCACTATAGGGAGAGCAACATCTATCCTGGAGGTTTCGCCGAGTTCTTCAAGGTACCGTCGTGGAACGTCCAGAGAGGTGGCGTAATCAAGTTGCCACACAACGTAACTTTCGAGCAGGCAACTTTCGTTGAACCCCTAGCGACAGTTGTGAGGGCCCAGAGGAGGGCTTCGCTTCGAGCTAATGAGCATGTACTAGTGGTTGGTGCAGGACCCATGGGGTTACTCCATGCTGCGTTAGCTAAAGAGAGGGGTGCAAAGGTTGTTGTCACCGACGTAAGCCAGTTTCGCCTGAGCTTCGCTCAAGGACTAGGCCACGCTGTCTTACCTCCTAAGGGCGAGATCGGTGAGTTCACTGAAGGTAGGGGAGCAGATCTCACTATAGTGGCCTCAGGTTCTCCTCAGGCCATAGTGTCGGGATTGAAGTTGACAAGGAAGGGAGGTAGAGTGCTGCTCTTCGGCGTTCCGTACAAGGGCACAGTCCTAGACTACGATATTAGCGAGCTATTGAACAGTGAGATATCAATCATTCCCAGTAACGCCGCCGTAGAGGAGGACACTATGGAAGCGCTGCACTTAATAACAGAACGGAGAGTCAACGTCGATCCTCTAATCACCCACCGCTTCAGACTAGAGGAGTTTTACGAGGCCGTAAGGGTAGCTAAACAGAGAGAGTCCGTAAAGGTAATAATCGAGGCAAACTAA
- a CDS encoding cobyric acid synthase → MAVILASTMSDSGKSMISAALVKLLGGTPFKAQNMSLNSYPTADGGEIAFIQAYQAIGADVEPSRSHNPVLLKPSPLGVEVVLMGESVGVFRPSAYYDTVSRVWPKIAELVRETSVIEGAGSVAEPNFMERDLSAFLIARELKVPIVLVLDVDRGGAFASAFGAYNMLPSSVRGSLKGFIINKFRGDPALIEPAIKWLEERTGMKHMGTIQFSHSLQIMPEDSMNVNDFGDGELTVAVVAYPYMSNFNEFQALASSNVSVRFVRRPKEALKADLVILPGSKSVFASLKWLIDAGFVDVLKRRPVYAICGGFQMLARRLVDPFGLESPANEFQGLGFFDIEVRYDKTKRVRLTRGDGYFGRLEGYEIRRGRLIYGRSSPIINLGDVEDGALQDQVVGLSVHGSLYSEFGKNFASLFGIKVDSSSLIEEVRKQVESVSSALRSQLDLDAIRSTWEQGNPARA, encoded by the coding sequence GTGGCTGTCATTTTAGCCTCTACGATGAGCGACTCAGGAAAGTCGATGATTTCAGCTGCCTTGGTGAAGCTACTCGGTGGTACGCCCTTCAAGGCGCAGAACATGTCCCTCAACAGTTATCCTACAGCTGATGGTGGGGAGATAGCGTTCATCCAGGCCTATCAGGCAATAGGAGCGGATGTTGAACCATCTAGATCGCACAACCCAGTTCTCCTCAAACCATCACCATTAGGCGTAGAGGTGGTATTAATGGGTGAGAGCGTCGGTGTGTTCAGGCCATCAGCCTACTACGATACAGTAAGCCGAGTTTGGCCCAAAATTGCTGAACTAGTGAGGGAGACCTCAGTAATAGAGGGGGCCGGAAGTGTTGCGGAACCTAACTTTATGGAGAGGGACCTTTCAGCTTTCTTGATTGCGAGGGAGCTCAAGGTTCCAATTGTTCTTGTTCTTGATGTGGATCGTGGTGGAGCCTTCGCCTCTGCGTTCGGAGCATATAACATGCTTCCTTCCTCAGTAAGGGGATCCCTAAAGGGCTTTATCATCAATAAGTTCAGAGGTGATCCCGCGCTCATAGAACCCGCCATCAAGTGGTTAGAAGAGAGGACAGGGATGAAGCATATGGGGACTATTCAATTTTCTCACTCCCTTCAAATAATGCCAGAGGACTCAATGAACGTCAATGACTTCGGTGACGGGGAACTAACGGTAGCCGTAGTCGCCTACCCATACATGAGCAACTTCAATGAATTTCAGGCCCTCGCTTCCTCGAACGTCTCTGTCAGGTTCGTCAGGAGACCCAAGGAGGCCCTAAAGGCGGACCTAGTGATCCTGCCGGGTTCAAAGAGCGTGTTCGCTAGCCTGAAGTGGTTGATTGATGCAGGCTTTGTAGACGTTCTGAAGCGCAGGCCGGTTTACGCGATCTGTGGGGGTTTCCAGATGTTGGCCCGTCGGTTGGTGGATCCGTTTGGGCTAGAGTCTCCAGCGAATGAGTTTCAGGGGTTGGGATTCTTTGATATCGAAGTGAGGTACGATAAGACTAAGAGAGTAAGACTAACTAGGGGAGACGGATACTTCGGAAGGCTCGAGGGTTACGAAATCAGAAGAGGGAGATTGATCTATGGGAGGAGCAGTCCAATAATTAACTTGGGTGACGTTGAGGACGGAGCACTTCAGGACCAAGTAGTTGGACTAAGCGTGCATGGTAGTCTATACTCGGAATTCGGCAAGAATTTTGCGAGTCTATTTGGAATAAAAGTAGATAGTTCCTCATTGATCGAGGAGGTCAGGAAACAGGTGGAGTCCGTAAGTAGCGCTCTCAGGAGTCAACTAGACCTCGATGCCATCCGATCAACATGGGAACAGGGAAATCCAGCTAGAGCCTAA
- a CDS encoding glutamine synthetase family protein has product MSSEQIMELLKTGKIDYVRVLVVDVLGNVRSRSLRRMEFEKAVDMGVNYPESILYLDIWDRPIKHNFDDVIAHPDLTTFMTFPYLERTGVVLSALTDSGGVPSPLCVRTVLRKATGRLEGQGYRMRVLFEPTFYVLRGDSPADSSRAFSSEGLLVEQEFLKEVVKYLEEMEEPVQRLNKYFGRGQYEITFSPAEALRSADFLTAAKEVVRDVALLHGLKATFMSKPFSDSPGNVLHVYFSLLDEEDNNATLDQTTGQPSKIARNFLAGLQVHIGALSALALPTVNSYRRLREDFSPTVAAAGRERRFLLRFPANFKDTGMLEFRLPDTTANPYLLLTGMIYAGLEGVERGLELMEGIESEEVPTSLEEALRRLSNDRLMREALGEELLSLYVELKLREVKEFEQQVTQWERDVYLRL; this is encoded by the coding sequence TTGTCCTCTGAACAGATAATGGAGTTACTGAAGACTGGAAAGATCGATTACGTTAGGGTACTCGTGGTTGACGTTCTAGGGAACGTCAGGAGTAGGTCTCTGCGAAGAATGGAGTTTGAAAAGGCCGTGGACATGGGTGTTAATTACCCAGAGTCTATCCTTTATTTAGACATCTGGGACAGGCCAATTAAACACAACTTCGACGACGTGATCGCCCATCCAGATCTCACCACTTTCATGACTTTCCCTTACTTAGAAAGGACCGGTGTGGTACTCTCCGCACTCACTGACAGTGGTGGAGTCCCATCTCCTCTCTGTGTCAGGACTGTTTTAAGAAAGGCCACCGGCAGGTTGGAGGGTCAGGGGTACAGGATGAGAGTGCTCTTCGAACCGACCTTCTACGTGCTCAGGGGTGATTCTCCTGCCGACAGTAGTAGGGCGTTCTCCTCCGAGGGCCTATTGGTGGAACAAGAGTTCCTGAAGGAGGTGGTGAAGTACTTAGAAGAAATGGAGGAGCCGGTTCAGAGGCTTAACAAGTACTTCGGGCGTGGACAATACGAAATAACGTTCTCCCCAGCCGAGGCATTAAGGTCAGCAGACTTCCTAACCGCTGCCAAGGAGGTCGTAAGGGATGTTGCTCTTCTTCATGGACTTAAAGCCACATTCATGTCCAAGCCCTTCAGCGACTCTCCAGGAAACGTCCTCCATGTTTACTTCTCACTCCTAGATGAAGAGGACAACAACGCGACTCTAGATCAGACGACGGGGCAGCCTTCTAAAATAGCCCGGAACTTCCTCGCCGGACTTCAGGTGCACATAGGTGCGCTTTCGGCTCTGGCCCTGCCTACAGTTAACTCATATAGGAGGTTAAGGGAGGACTTCTCACCAACCGTGGCGGCCGCAGGAAGGGAGAGGAGATTCCTCCTGAGGTTTCCCGCTAACTTCAAGGACACGGGAATGTTGGAGTTCAGGCTCCCTGACACCACAGCTAATCCCTATCTGCTACTTACGGGGATGATATACGCCGGTCTTGAAGGGGTGGAGAGAGGGCTCGAATTGATGGAGGGTATCGAGAGTGAAGAGGTTCCTACGAGCCTTGAGGAGGCGCTGAGGAGGTTGTCTAACGACAGATTGATGAGGGAAGCTCTAGGAGAGGAACTCCTGTCCCTCTATGTAGAGTTGAAGCTTAGGGAAGTGAAGGAGTTTGAACAACAGGTGACCCAATGGGAGAGGGACGTCTATCTTAGGCTCTAG